Proteins from a genomic interval of Syngnathus acus chromosome 4, fSynAcu1.2, whole genome shotgun sequence:
- the tm2d1 gene encoding TM2 domain-containing protein 1 — translation MSRCLCSGLWTILLFFLCCASFRRTIVATAEEAGSCHNLRLGQYLCIDPKIDEVTQEPQNCHDASTWVECLPAPNVTCRLSNGTQFRFSGEEVGFNKTIPCRNVSGYSYKVAVALSLFLGWLGADRFYLGYPALGVLKFCTVGFCGIGTLVDFILIAVQIVGPADGSDYIVDYYGARLSRLAISEHTYRKPHLAP, via the exons ATGTCGCGGTGTTTGTGCTCAGGCTTGTggacaattttgttgtttttcttgtgctGTGCGTCTTTTCGGCGGACGATTGTCGCGACGGCGGAGGAGGCGGGCAGCTGCCACAACCTGAGACTCGGTCA ATATTTGTGTATAGATCCCAAGATCGACGAGGTCACTCAGGAGCCGCAAAACTGTCATGATGCCAGCACCTGGG tggaGTGTCTTCCAGCTCCAAACGTCACCTGCCGACTTTCCAACGGGACGCAATTTCGCTTCAGCGGGGAGGAGGTGGGCTTTAATAAAACCATTCCCTGTAGGAACGT GAGCGGCTACTCGTACAAAGTGGCTGTGGCCTTGTCACTTTTCCTGGGCTGGCTGGGTGCCGACCGCTTCTACCTGGGCTATCCCGCACTCG GCGTGCTCAAGTTCTGCACAGTGGGTTTCTGCGGTATCGGCACGCTGGTGGACTTCATCCTCATCGCCGTGCAG ATAGTGGGGCCGGCGGACGGCTCCGACTACATCGTGGACTACTACGGGGCCCGCCTCAGCCGCCTGGCCATCAGCGAGCACACGTACAGGAAGCCGCACCTGGCCCCGTGA